The DNA region GATTAGTGCCTTCGGCCAACGAAACAAAATTAGCAACTGTTATTGGGGCATTTTTATACTCTAATTGCACCAAAATAGTTCCTTTGTCGGTATTTATCTCGGCATACAAGCCATCCTTTAATTCAGGATATTTATTTTGTTTACAACTTACAATTAAAAGGGAAGTAACAATAAACAGTACTTTAAAAACCTTCATTATGTCTTATTCGTTAGCAGGACTTATTTTATGTAAGGTAACCGTACAAATTAACGGTTCGTTAGATTTAATTTTTTGATAACCTGAGTATCCATATGCCTTGTGAGATGGAAATAAAAAAGTAACCGTTTCACCTTCTTTTATTAATTTTAGTCCATCTTGTAATCCAGTTATAAGCTCTTGTTTATCTACTAGATAATTTTTTTCTCCTAACTCTTCTTTTGTATAAATAACCTCATTATTTATATCTTTAATTTCATAAGTAAAAATTACTTCATCTCCAGTTTTTGGCAATTCTGACACTTCAGAATTTTTAGTATTGTAATAGTACCAAAATCCACTTTCTGAAGAAATATAATTTTTTGAAGTATCTGATTCCATTAAAGCTTTAAGAGCTTTCTCTTCAACTTTATTGATAATTTTGTTACGTTCTATAGATTCTTGTAAAAAAGAAGAAGTTTTTTGAACTACTGGTTTTCTAGGTTGTGGAGTTGTACAGGATATTAACAAAACAACTAAACTAATTCCAGACAAAAAGGAAAAATTATTTTTTATTTTAGTAAACATAAGAATTTTCTAATTCGTTTTTATAAGTTGGTAAAATCTCTAAAAATTGTTTTACGGTATTTTGCAAAGTAACTTCACTCCTACCACCAGCTGCATTTAAATGACCTCCACCGTTAAAGTGGTTACGAGCAAAATCATTAACTGAAAAGTCTCCTTTAGATCGTAATGACATCTTAATAATACCTTGCTTTTGATCTTCAATAAATATAACTGCA from Aureibaculum sp. 2308TA14-22 includes:
- the gldI gene encoding gliding motility-associated peptidyl-prolyl isomerase GldI — translated: MFTKIKNNFSFLSGISLVVLLISCTTPQPRKPVVQKTSSFLQESIERNKIINKVEEKALKALMESDTSKNYISSESGFWYYYNTKNSEVSELPKTGDEVIFTYEIKDINNEVIYTKEELGEKNYLVDKQELITGLQDGLKLIKEGETVTFLFPSHKAYGYSGYQKIKSNEPLICTVTLHKISPANE